The genomic interval TTCGGCTCGAAGCTGAGGCCGCCCGGCGTCTTCGACGGGTCGGGCACCGCGGGAACGGACTTTGCGAGCATCGGCGCGGGGATCTCGTAGGGCATGCGACCATCCTGCCGTCGGCCGCCGACGCGCGCGAGCGACGGAGACCGTGTATCTCACCGTGCCGGGGGTGCTCCTCCCTGTGTGACGACACTCTTGGAGGCTCCCGAGCGACGGACCCGCCGCGCATCCTCGGCGCGGACCGGGGTGCTCCCTCGCGCTCGGTTCTGGATCCGGCGCTACGGACCGGCCGAAGCCGCGTGCCTTGCCACCATGCTCGTCGCAAGCACGATCGCCGCACGATTCACCGAATGGCCGCCGCTTCTCGCCATCGCCGCCATCGCGGGGGCGACGGTCGGCTTCTACGGTGTGCTGGTCCTCACAGTCCTGCGGGAACAGCTTGCGCTGCTCGGTCGCGGTCGCGGTCGCCTCCCTCGCGCGCTCACGCGTTCGCTGGCGCTCCTGCTCGCCGAGTTCGGTGTCGCGGAGATCACCGACACCTTCTTCCTTCGGCCGACGCTCATGATGGCGGGTGTCGTGCTGATCGTCGACCCCGTGTGGGGCCTGCTCGCCGGCAAACTTGTCGCCGACGTGCTCTTCTATGCCGTCGCGGCCGTCTGCTACCGGATCACCGAGCGAACCGGCATCCGGAGGCCGCGACGGCGGCTGCGGCGCCGCCGCGACGCTGCCTGACGGGTGCCGACTCTCGCCGCCACCCGTCTTCTCACGCGGACGGCCCGGCGAGCGTGTACGCGGTACGGTGAGCGCCGGGACGCCGATTCCACAGACGGTGCCACACCGAGGTGTCATTCGGTTCCGGCTGGGCTGCTCCCAGGGCGGCGTAGCGTTCGGCGTGACTCGACCGCAGCTCGCGTTCGCGCTGCTGCTCGGTCTGGCGAAGGGTGGTCACCATCAGAGCGCTGTAGGTTGCGACATCCATTTCGATCTCCTGTCTGTGCCGTTCACGGCTTCGGACAGGTACGACTCTGCTCGCCAAGGCGGTCCGCCCTCATCGGACGAATGCCTTATCTTCTGGCCGGAGGTGCCTTAGGCGCTCAGGGGGCCTCGAGGCTCAGGCGAAGGCGCCGACTCCCGTGATATCGCGGCCGATGAGCAGCGCCTGCACGCTCTCGGTGCCCTCGTAAGTGTGGATGGATTCGATGTCGGCCATGTGACGCATCACGCGGTGCTCGAGCAGGATGCCGTTGCCGCCGAGCATGTCGCGTGCGACGGAGGCGACCCGGCGCGCGGCGCGCGTGTTGTGGTACTTCGCGAGCGACGCCTGCGTCGGCAGCAGCTGGCCCGCCTGCTCGAGGTCGGCGAGGCGGCGGCAGAACAGCTGCATGCCGGTCAGCTCGTCGAGCATCTGCGTCAGCCGCTCCTGCACCATCTGGAAGCCGATGAGCGGCTTGCCGAACTGCACGCGCTGCTTCGCGTACGACAGTGCGGACTCGTAGCAGGCGGTCGCGTGACCGAGCGCCGACCACGCGACACCTGAGCGGGTCGCGTAGAGCACGGTCGAGGCATCCTTGAAGGTTTTCGCACCCGGCAGGGCCGCCTCCGCCGGAAGCCGTACGTCGGTCAGGGTGATGTGCGCCTGATGGATGGCACGCAGCGATGCCTTGCCGAGGATCGGTCGTCCCTCGTACCCGGGCGTCTCCTGCGGCACCAGGAAGCAGCGCACCGCGCCGCGGCCGTCATCCGTCGGCACGCGCGCCCAGACGAACGTGATCCCGCCGGACGCACCGTTGCCGATCCACTTCTTGGCACCGTTGAGCACCCACTCGTCGCCCACCTGGACAGCCTCGGTCTCGAGTGACACCGAGTCCGAACCGTGGTCGGGCTCGGTGAGGGCGAAGGATGCGAGCACCTCGCCCCGCGCGACGGGCTCGAGGTACCGCCCCTTCTGCTGGTCGCTGCCGAACAGCGCGAGCGTGCGCAGCGCAAGGCCGCCCTGCACCGCGAGGATGGTGCCCATCGACCCGTCACCACGCGAGATCTCCATGTTGACGAGGCCCGCGGCGAGCGGTGACAGGTGCGTGATCCCCTCGTGGTCGATGCCGTCCGTGAACAGATCCAGCTCGCCGATGCGCCGTGCGAAGTCGAGGTTGTATTCGCCGCGGTCCCAGTAGTCGTCGATGACCGGGATCACCTCGTCGGCGAACGTTTTCGCACGATCCCACGCTTCGCGGTCGGCATTCGGGATGTCGCGGAACACCGCGTAGAAGTCCGTGTCGAGGCGGTCGGTGAGGTCGTACCCCTCGACACGCTGGCCGGGGATGGGGGTGAAGCTCATGAGTGCTGCTCTCGGGGTCGGTGCGCGTACGTCTCCAGGGTAGCGCGACGGGACTCAGTACCGTGCATCGTGGAACGCAGTGCCACTCGGGTTGCACGCGGCGGTCCGAATACGCGACGTGGTAGCGTGTGGCAAAACCGACTGGCCGGTATGCCCCTCAGGGCTGACACGAAGGAGTGCGCGTGCAGAGGTTTGCGGACAAGGTCGCCCTCATCACAGGCGGCAGCCGGGGGATCGGCTTCGCCATCGCGCGGCGGCTCGTCGATGAGGGTGCATCCGTCGTCATCACCGGACGCAAGCAGGAGTCGCTCGACGCGGCGCTCGCGGAGCTCGGGCCACGGGCATCCGCCCTCTCGGGCAAGGCGGATGACGCAGATCATCGCGACGCGGTCTTCGCCCATATCGAGGATCGGCATGGCCGGATCGACCACCTCGTCAACAACGCCGGCATCAACCCGGCGTATGGCCCGGTGCTCGACATCGACCCGGCGATCGCGCACAAGATCCTCGCGGTCAACGTGCTCGGGACGCTCGAGTGGACGCGGGATGCCGTCGCCGCGGGCCTCAGCGACTCCGTCGTGAACCTGTCGTCGATCAGTGCGCTGAGCGCCGCTCCCGGCATCGCGTTCTACGGGGTCTCGAAGGCCGCCATTGTGAACCTCACGATCCAGCTCGCGGCCGAGCTCGCGCCGGGCATCCGGGTCAACGCAGTCGCGCCCGCAGTGATCAAGACCGCGTTCGCGCGGGCGCTCTACGAAGGGCGCGAAGGGGAGGTCGCGGCGGGTTACCCGCTCGCGCGCCTGGGCGAACCCGTCGACGTCGCCGGTCCTGTGGCTTTCCTGCTGTCGGAGGACGCCGCCTGGATCACCGGCCAGACGGTCGTGATCGACGGCGGTGCAAGCATGCGTTCGATCGGATGAGGATGGCTCGCACGAAGGAGACCAACGTCGTCGACGACGTCACCGAGGCGGCGGTTCGGCTCTTCGCGGCTCAGGGGTACGCGAACACGAGCGTTCAGCAGATCGTCGACGCCGCCGGCGTCACCAAAGGGGCGATGTACCACTACTTCGAGTCGAAGGACGACCTGCTCTTCGCGATCTACGATCGGATGCTCTCGCTTCAGAAGTCGCACCTCGACGACATCATCGCGCGCACCGGATCGGTCGATGTGATCCTGCGCGCAGCCTGCGTCGACGTCGTCGAGACCTCGATCGAGTTCCTCGCTGAGGGCACGGTGTTCTTCCGCAGTCAGCACATGCTGAGCCAGCCCCGTCAGCAGGAGGTCGTGCGGAGGCGGCGCGAGTATCACGACGAATTCGCCGCGCTCATCCAGCGCGGGCAGGACGAGGGTCTCTACCGCACCGATATCCCGCGGGCGGTGCTGATCGCGAACTTCTTCAGCGACATCCACTATCTGTCTCATTGGTACGACCCCGACGGGCCGGAGGAGCCGACTCTCGTGGCCGAGCAGATCACGGACCTCTTCATCACCGGGCTGAAGGGCGCGAAGGATGCCTGAGCCGCTGCCCTCGGACCCGCCGGAGTCGATGCGCGCCTGGCGTGTGACGGCGCTGGGCGAGCCGGCCGAGGCACTGAGCCTCGATGTGCTTCCGGTGCCGCAACCCGCGCCCGGCGAGGTGCTGGTGCGCGTGAGCGCGGTGGCGGCGAACTTTCCCGATGTGCTGCTCGCCCGGGGTCGATACCAGGTGCGGCCCGAGCTGCCATTCGTGCCCGGAATCGAGTTCGCAGGTCGCGTCGCGTCGCTCGGCGAGGGCGCGACGGACTTCATCGTCGGCGATCGCGTGGTCGGGTCGAAGATCGGCGTGCTCTCGGAGTACACCGTGCTGCCGGCATCCGACGTATGGGCGGCGCCCTCGTCGCTGAGCGATGTCGAGGCCTCCGGGTTGACCGTGGCGTACCAGACCGCCTGGTTCGAACTGCACCGCCGGGCCGCACTGCAGCAGGGCGAGTGGATGCTCATCCACGCCGCCGCGGGAGGGGTGGGCCTCGCCGCGGTGCAGCTCGGCGCGGCGGCCGGAGCACGCGTGATCGGCGTGGTCGGCTCCGACGCCAAGGCGCGGGTCGCGAAGGATGCCGGAGCCGAGGTCGTGCTGGTGCGCGGCGCCGACGACATCGTCGGCGGTGTGAAGGCGGCCACGAGTGGCCACGGCGCCGACGTCGTGTTCGATCCGGTCGGGGGCGAGGCATTCGACGCGTCGACCAAGTGCATCGCGTTCGAGGGCCGGATCATCGTGGTCGGC from Microbacterium pumilum carries:
- a CDS encoding acyl-CoA dehydrogenase family protein, whose product is MSFTPIPGQRVEGYDLTDRLDTDFYAVFRDIPNADREAWDRAKTFADEVIPVIDDYWDRGEYNLDFARRIGELDLFTDGIDHEGITHLSPLAAGLVNMEISRGDGSMGTILAVQGGLALRTLALFGSDQQKGRYLEPVARGEVLASFALTEPDHGSDSVSLETEAVQVGDEWVLNGAKKWIGNGASGGITFVWARVPTDDGRGAVRCFLVPQETPGYEGRPILGKASLRAIHQAHITLTDVRLPAEAALPGAKTFKDASTVLYATRSGVAWSALGHATACYESALSYAKQRVQFGKPLIGFQMVQERLTQMLDELTGMQLFCRRLADLEQAGQLLPTQASLAKYHNTRAARRVASVARDMLGGNGILLEHRVMRHMADIESIHTYEGTESVQALLIGRDITGVGAFA
- a CDS encoding SDR family oxidoreductase, encoding MQRFADKVALITGGSRGIGFAIARRLVDEGASVVITGRKQESLDAALAELGPRASALSGKADDADHRDAVFAHIEDRHGRIDHLVNNAGINPAYGPVLDIDPAIAHKILAVNVLGTLEWTRDAVAAGLSDSVVNLSSISALSAAPGIAFYGVSKAAIVNLTIQLAAELAPGIRVNAVAPAVIKTAFARALYEGREGEVAAGYPLARLGEPVDVAGPVAFLLSEDAAWITGQTVVIDGGASMRSIG
- a CDS encoding TetR/AcrR family transcriptional regulator, whose product is MARTKETNVVDDVTEAAVRLFAAQGYANTSVQQIVDAAGVTKGAMYHYFESKDDLLFAIYDRMLSLQKSHLDDIIARTGSVDVILRAACVDVVETSIEFLAEGTVFFRSQHMLSQPRQQEVVRRRREYHDEFAALIQRGQDEGLYRTDIPRAVLIANFFSDIHYLSHWYDPDGPEEPTLVAEQITDLFITGLKGAKDA
- a CDS encoding NADPH:quinone oxidoreductase family protein, translating into MPEPLPSDPPESMRAWRVTALGEPAEALSLDVLPVPQPAPGEVLVRVSAVAANFPDVLLARGRYQVRPELPFVPGIEFAGRVASLGEGATDFIVGDRVVGSKIGVLSEYTVLPASDVWAAPSSLSDVEASGLTVAYQTAWFELHRRAALQQGEWMLIHAAAGGVGLAAVQLGAAAGARVIGVVGSDAKARVAKDAGAEVVLVRGADDIVGGVKAATSGHGADVVFDPVGGEAFDASTKCIAFEGRIIVVGFAGGTIQTLPAGHVLVKNYSVVGLHWGLYPGMRPDLIAVARQELTRLADEGVVRPVVDHVVRFEAAPDALTALAAGSTVGRVVIQVAS